The Vibrio tasmaniensis genome has a segment encoding these proteins:
- a CDS encoding DUF2523 family protein yields MDTIFAFFDWVSTQFQVVVDFIKSLPYIFSNIFSYIQLFYLKMKIAGQIEFIKMSYVTAQMLLQEIGFNDLLAATFNAMPSEIRFYAFKFGIPQGLSIVANFFTTGFVMRMTR; encoded by the coding sequence ATGGATACTATATTTGCTTTCTTTGATTGGGTTTCAACTCAATTTCAAGTCGTTGTCGATTTCATCAAATCGCTGCCTTATATCTTTTCGAATATCTTCTCTTACATTCAGTTGTTTTATTTGAAAATGAAAATAGCCGGACAAATAGAATTTATAAAGATGTCTTACGTCACTGCACAGATGTTATTGCAGGAAATAGGTTTCAACGATTTGTTAGCCGCAACCTTCAACGCTATGCCGTCTGAGATTCGCTTTTATGCCTTTAAGTTTGGCATTCCTCAAGGGCTTTCCATTGTGGCGAACTTCTTCACTACGGGCTTTGTAATGAGAATGACGAGGTAA
- a CDS encoding replication endonuclease yields MAYERVFDLKTKSFEMIDFVPVQSWETADHIHDNRFDYLSSYKDHTRPSYPLAATVVPTLNHQIHVRDVTGLPSLSYRPAPLLCNSLPFGLNRNGDFTRHMLRAYKDMCKQKEEIDAAYALHRAHERLTKNGYSAAMPDDDIRQLAEDKSKQFGRAIAGIPDVETQFETCVSLLASLGLGFREDAINKAESNHELHSLVARATDNNWLVRQLRRKCAYEVEQVARDLALVERHKQIYCSDFSVRRHRDRMKSNEIALEKTVAFDESDPQTFFTLSELSAKSVSNPELRRNEMFARLNGFENIAKKSDHDAVFYTVTTPSRFHAVSGGQTNPNWEKAGRPDAKQSHDHLIGVWSSLRKILDKNDIKIYGMRIVEPHQDGTAHHHMLLFMEKEHRAFVTSEFNRLALADTPNESGAKKYRFKSELIDFSKGSAVGYVAKYVSKNVDGKHIDKDCDSNLDGIAAAERVVTWARVNRIRQFQFIGGASVTVWRELRRLREELNEEDAMFSDLNNEEHLTLENVRRAADAGDWEAFCYAMGGVFVKRKDQTIKAAYAVTNTIEKLIESGGEYSTTRYGDAAQARISGLMFRDVLVVTRFKSWKVENKDKFIASQQKIMSGTVDWFDALEREKEYEYMLDSQYEQYEKHLARMDEIEALVLSGSLEAHGACSVGAAPPDMLH; encoded by the coding sequence ATGGCTTACGAACGCGTTTTTGATCTCAAAACGAAAAGCTTTGAAATGATTGATTTCGTGCCGGTTCAATCGTGGGAAACGGCTGACCATATTCACGATAATCGATTTGATTACCTGTCTTCATACAAAGACCATACGCGCCCTAGTTATCCTTTAGCCGCTACGGTTGTGCCTACGTTAAATCATCAGATTCACGTTCGTGACGTTACAGGGCTTCCTTCTCTTTCTTATCGCCCTGCTCCATTGCTTTGTAATTCATTACCGTTCGGCCTTAATCGTAACGGTGATTTCACTCGCCATATGCTTCGTGCTTACAAAGACATGTGCAAGCAAAAGGAAGAGATTGACGCGGCTTACGCTTTGCATCGTGCGCATGAGCGATTAACTAAAAACGGTTACAGCGCGGCAATGCCAGATGATGATATTCGCCAATTGGCTGAGGACAAATCCAAACAATTCGGACGTGCTATTGCTGGCATTCCAGATGTAGAGACGCAATTTGAAACTTGCGTTTCACTTCTGGCCTCTCTTGGTCTTGGCTTTCGTGAGGATGCAATCAACAAAGCCGAATCGAATCACGAGCTGCATTCTTTAGTCGCTCGTGCAACGGATAACAATTGGCTCGTCCGTCAGTTACGTAGAAAGTGTGCTTATGAAGTTGAACAGGTGGCGCGAGACTTGGCACTTGTTGAACGTCATAAGCAGATTTATTGCTCTGATTTTTCAGTACGTAGACACCGTGACCGCATGAAATCAAATGAGATTGCACTAGAAAAAACAGTGGCATTTGATGAAAGCGATCCCCAAACCTTTTTTACTCTTTCAGAGTTGTCGGCTAAATCAGTGTCGAACCCTGAACTTAGACGCAATGAAATGTTTGCTCGTCTTAATGGTTTCGAGAATATCGCAAAAAAATCAGACCATGACGCTGTGTTTTATACCGTTACTACCCCGTCAAGATTTCACGCGGTTTCTGGTGGTCAGACTAACCCCAATTGGGAAAAAGCAGGACGACCGGACGCGAAACAATCACACGATCATTTGATTGGTGTTTGGTCTTCGCTTCGCAAAATTCTCGATAAGAACGATATCAAAATCTATGGCATGCGCATTGTTGAGCCTCATCAAGACGGCACTGCGCATCACCATATGCTTTTGTTTATGGAAAAAGAACACCGCGCCTTTGTTACATCCGAATTTAACCGCCTCGCCCTTGCTGATACGCCTAACGAATCAGGCGCTAAAAAGTACCGTTTCAAATCTGAGCTAATTGATTTCAGTAAAGGTTCTGCGGTTGGCTACGTGGCTAAGTACGTGAGTAAAAACGTTGACGGTAAACACATCGATAAAGACTGTGATTCTAATTTAGATGGTATTGCAGCTGCTGAGCGCGTTGTCACTTGGGCGCGTGTAAATCGTATCAGACAATTTCAATTTATAGGCGGTGCTTCTGTCACTGTTTGGCGTGAGCTTAGACGCTTACGCGAAGAACTAAACGAGGAAGACGCTATGTTTTCAGACTTAAACAACGAAGAACACCTAACACTAGAAAACGTTCGCAGGGCTGCGGATGCGGGTGATTGGGAGGCATTTTGCTACGCAATGGGCGGAGTTTTTGTTAAGCGCAAAGACCAAACCATCAAAGCCGCTTATGCCGTCACCAACACTATAGAAAAGTTGATCGAGTCTGGTGGTGAATACTCTACCACTCGCTACGGTGATGCGGCTCAAGCTCGTATCTCTGGCTTGATGTTCCGTGACGTTCTTGTGGTTACTCGCTTCAAGTCTTGGAAAGTCGAAAACAAAGATAAATTCATCGCTTCACAACAAAAAATCATGTCTGGCACTGTGGACTGGTTTGATGCTTTGGAGCGCGAGAAAGAATACGAATACATGCTAGATAGCCAGTATGAGCAATACGAGAAGCACCTAGCCCGTATGGATGAGATTGAGGCTCTTGTGCTCTCTGGCTCTTTAGAGGCTCATGGGGCGTGTTCGGTGGGCGCAGCCCCGCCGGACATGCTCCATTAG
- the traE gene encoding type IV conjugative transfer system protein TraE, with product MDPFVKRDKLAVKSLLNLFLSAGFLVMLITNLVLGYTSYQALTHQSRTLIPPTLSQAFTISDGAVDEPYLEQMADYLLHLKLNITPASVGRQFGLLLDYVDETSWHSVQPKLLREATVIKKDNISSQFAVEDVRISLDTLQVQLYGTLQKHVGQRALEPEMKWYQVNFSYKQGSIGLLSIEAVEVNTDES from the coding sequence ATGGACCCGTTTGTAAAACGGGATAAGCTGGCCGTCAAAAGCCTCCTCAATCTTTTTTTGAGTGCAGGCTTTCTTGTCATGCTTATCACGAATCTGGTGTTGGGTTACACCAGTTATCAAGCCCTGACCCACCAAAGCCGAACCTTAATCCCCCCGACGCTCTCTCAAGCCTTTACCATTTCAGACGGCGCGGTCGATGAGCCTTACCTTGAGCAAATGGCTGATTACCTCCTCCACCTGAAACTCAACATTACGCCAGCCAGCGTTGGCCGTCAGTTTGGGTTGTTGCTTGACTATGTTGATGAAACCAGTTGGCACAGCGTACAACCTAAGCTGCTTCGTGAAGCCACGGTGATTAAAAAAGACAACATCAGCAGTCAATTTGCGGTCGAGGACGTCCGTATCTCCCTCGATACCCTCCAAGTACAGCTCTATGGCACACTCCAAAAGCACGTCGGCCAACGCGCCCTAGAGCCAGAGATGAAGTGGTATCAAGTTAACTTTAGCTATAAACAAGGCTCAATAGGTTTACTCTCCATTGAAGCCGTCGAGGTCAACACCGATGAATCTTAA
- a CDS encoding DUF3693 domain-containing protein, which yields MYQDKLLDAYKEAQNYVQDKQIAHDLGLSRQKISNIRQGVRYLTETEALFIAERIGLSEEEVLVYLAADRSKNHKAQMAWQNIAKKFNGLNMSGISMACGSLALMATTPVDPTIQCVLCPLCKIKKKVKPF from the coding sequence ATGTACCAAGATAAACTATTAGATGCCTACAAAGAGGCGCAAAACTACGTACAAGATAAGCAAATAGCCCATGACTTAGGGCTAAGTCGTCAGAAGATAAGTAATATTAGACAAGGCGTGCGCTATCTAACTGAAACGGAAGCACTTTTTATAGCTGAAAGGATTGGTTTGTCTGAAGAAGAAGTCTTAGTGTACTTAGCCGCTGACCGCAGCAAAAATCACAAAGCTCAAATGGCTTGGCAGAACATCGCAAAAAAGTTTAACGGGCTTAATATGTCAGGTATATCAATGGCTTGTGGTAGTTTGGCGTTGATGGCGACCACCCCAGTTGATCCCACGATTCAGTGCGTATTATGTCCATTATGTAAAATAAAGAAAAAAGTGAAACCGTTTTGA
- a CDS encoding chemotaxis protein, with protein MKLEGLILDDTDIIQETKPARGTGEALTVGRLKLITTNPTNTIEVKISSELWAGGKAGEVLKACVGKRMQFNVEYKEFSFGNDEGKHVALNGFHLFDLPQLKG; from the coding sequence ATGAAACTCGAAGGCTTAATTTTAGACGATACCGATATCATTCAAGAAACAAAACCCGCCCGTGGTACGGGTGAAGCTTTGACTGTTGGGCGCTTGAAACTGATTACAACCAATCCGACTAACACTATCGAAGTTAAGATCTCTTCTGAGCTTTGGGCAGGCGGCAAAGCCGGAGAAGTATTAAAGGCTTGTGTCGGTAAGCGCATGCAATTCAACGTTGAGTACAAAGAGTTTAGCTTTGGTAACGATGAAGGTAAGCACGTTGCTTTAAACGGCTTCCACTTGTTCGACTTGCCACAATTGAAAGGCTAA
- a CDS encoding antitoxin MazE-like protein, translating into MSRNKKYEDKMKAKGFKKVTLWIPQDRESDVKQATSIMCDHENLTVGVLKDIHTGRMVSMH; encoded by the coding sequence ATGAGTAGAAATAAAAAATACGAAGATAAAATGAAAGCTAAAGGGTTTAAAAAAGTGACTCTTTGGATTCCTCAAGATAGAGAGTCTGACGTTAAGCAAGCAACATCTATCATGTGTGATCATGAAAACCTGACGGTTGGTGTTCTTAAAGATATTCATACTGGGCGTATGGTTTCAATGCACTAA
- the traL gene encoding type IV conjugative transfer system protein TraL, which translates to MEDPHQFFSIPKHMNKGRRWLGFPVDEIAPAFFIFGLSFWLKHEMIGLTLSMAWFGGLRYIKAQYGDNIITLSLYWWGASFIKSTLFKRTPSACRRYWIF; encoded by the coding sequence ATGGAAGATCCGCATCAGTTTTTCTCTATCCCAAAACACATGAACAAAGGTCGCCGTTGGCTCGGCTTCCCTGTTGATGAAATCGCGCCAGCCTTCTTTATTTTCGGCCTCTCATTTTGGCTGAAACACGAAATGATAGGGCTGACGTTATCGATGGCTTGGTTTGGGGGGTTGCGTTACATCAAAGCGCAATACGGTGACAACATCATTACCCTGTCACTTTATTGGTGGGGGGCTTCCTTCATCAAGTCCACCCTTTTTAAGCGCACGCCCTCAGCCTGTCGCCGTTACTGGATTTTTTAA
- the traA gene encoding type IV conjugative transfer system pilin TraA yields MKTRTQRALMVALGVAASTLFIAHPALAADIFASGKQAMKDSAGKGSAVETAMLGTGLAGAVITGLMSRNWFAAVGGFIGGSVLWNVGAPLVGLG; encoded by the coding sequence ATGAAAACACGTACCCAACGCGCCCTCATGGTCGCTCTTGGCGTCGCTGCATCAACGCTTTTCATCGCTCATCCTGCTCTGGCCGCTGATATTTTCGCATCAGGTAAACAGGCGATGAAAGACTCTGCAGGTAAAGGCTCTGCGGTTGAAACCGCCATGCTAGGAACCGGATTGGCGGGCGCGGTCATTACCGGATTGATGAGCCGTAACTGGTTTGCCGCCGTGGGCGGGTTCATTGGTGGCTCAGTCTTGTGGAACGTGGGCGCGCCCCTTGTCGGCTTAGGTTAA
- a CDS encoding TraY domain-containing protein, translated as MNKKLSDLKGTHVNVKLSGKHNQILDSSTAHNGRTKRAEAQARLEHHLELFGVNWEVPKDKP; from the coding sequence TTGAATAAGAAATTATCCGATTTAAAAGGTACGCACGTCAACGTGAAGCTCTCAGGCAAACATAACCAAATTCTAGATAGCTCAACGGCTCACAATGGCCGTACAAAACGCGCGGAAGCGCAAGCACGACTAGAGCACCACCTTGAGCTGTTCGGTGTGAACTGGGAAGTACCCAAAGATAAACCGTAA
- a CDS encoding zonular occludens toxin domain-containing protein, with the protein MAITIRTGANGSYKSAYTAYFSIYRALKAGKVVVTNIEGMQPLNVIQERFGVEFPTTSKLFRISSRDSAGVHLWTHFFCWCPIGALIVIDECQDIYSKNIGFDMKKVTYKPVEDFITKNDGQDGLLPESYLSFFYSRYTPADMEQLNESETDDRGVAEYDDQGRIIYPHTFNEGFMRHRKYNWDIELLSPDWKQIDTGIKACGEQNFYHKGRDQFFWTKRKPLIWKHDKSVSTPVIPKSKDVNTTTQKIPLDAFLLYKSTGTGIAKQAGAMNTLYRSPKVIAVFLLFISCLGYMANEISNRVFDSTEEVQEAETSQYKNPSSGQDSSKTQESGQGTSGVSDGGNSNQADNNDDVSSISIADILPFDGIQKAFVTGVNFAIKPKKIERHISIEIVASDGVYSLNQNYLRAYDVTYDVIDDCLLKLNRGQLTKLITCKPHEVLSDEPELKRADVNLF; encoded by the coding sequence ATGGCTATCACAATAAGAACCGGAGCAAACGGCTCATACAAGTCCGCATACACGGCCTACTTCTCAATCTATCGAGCTCTCAAGGCGGGTAAGGTTGTCGTGACGAATATCGAGGGCATGCAACCATTAAATGTCATACAGGAGCGTTTTGGTGTTGAGTTCCCTACTACATCAAAACTGTTTCGTATCTCTTCTAGGGACTCGGCAGGTGTTCATCTATGGACGCACTTTTTCTGTTGGTGCCCTATTGGTGCTTTGATTGTTATCGATGAGTGTCAGGATATCTATTCCAAGAACATTGGTTTTGATATGAAGAAAGTGACCTACAAACCTGTCGAGGACTTCATCACCAAGAACGACGGCCAAGACGGTCTATTACCCGAGTCTTACCTATCCTTTTTTTATTCTCGCTATACGCCTGCTGATATGGAACAGCTAAACGAATCGGAAACTGACGACCGCGGAGTCGCTGAATACGATGACCAGGGGCGCATTATCTATCCTCATACTTTCAATGAGGGATTCATGCGTCATAGGAAATATAACTGGGATATTGAATTGCTTTCGCCTGACTGGAAACAGATTGATACGGGCATCAAAGCATGTGGTGAGCAGAACTTTTATCACAAGGGACGTGACCAATTTTTTTGGACTAAACGCAAACCGTTAATATGGAAGCATGACAAATCGGTATCGACTCCAGTGATTCCAAAATCCAAAGACGTTAACACCACTACTCAAAAAATACCGTTGGATGCTTTTCTACTTTATAAGTCAACGGGAACAGGCATAGCCAAGCAAGCCGGAGCTATGAATACGCTTTATCGCAGTCCTAAAGTGATTGCAGTGTTTTTACTTTTTATTAGTTGTTTGGGGTACATGGCCAATGAAATATCCAATCGCGTTTTTGATTCTACTGAGGAAGTTCAGGAAGCGGAAACGTCACAATATAAAAATCCCTCTAGTGGGCAAGATAGCTCAAAAACTCAAGAAAGCGGTCAAGGTACTAGCGGTGTATCTGATGGTGGGAATAGCAATCAAGCTGATAACAATGATGATGTTTCGAGTATTTCTATAGCGGATATCTTACCGTTTGACGGTATCCAAAAGGCATTTGTAACGGGCGTTAATTTCGCTATCAAGCCAAAGAAAATTGAACGTCATATCAGTATTGAGATAGTCGCGTCTGATGGGGTTTATAGCCTTAATCAGAATTATCTAAGGGCTTACGATGTGACCTACGATGTTATTGACGATTGCCTACTGAAACTCAACAGAGGCCAGTTAACCAAATTGATAACGTGTAAGCCTCATGAGGTTCTGTCAGACGAGCCCGAATTAAAAAGAGCTGATGTGAATTTGTTTTAA